The following coding sequences are from one Paenibacillus sp. JDR-2 window:
- a CDS encoding ABC transporter substrate-binding protein — MKKSTLLTATLLAAFTMVASACGSDNNNGGNKTPASTEASQEPAATTEATPTPEAKNVTLSLRHTQIKETSKNRLKILEDVVKKTQDENPGLTFKLEGIDEVVNRDQKLKAEMTAGNPPDIFEVFGGADLNLYVKAGRMLDLTPIIEELGIKDKFASLDEFTVDGKVYGLPFGGYSEGIFYNKKIFSDLGLSVPTSWDQLLETADKIKAAGITPLGLAAKDGWVNGMLWNTVMERNVGIDAINKLVTGETKWTDEGFVKGFTDYATLVNKDYFTKGALGLAYADQGAQLLSGKAAMVFTGTWDANRFTGDEAGDLKGQIGYFNFPSIAGGAGDQTSINASYSNGFGFSANLNEDQIAMVKKFITNFFNEEIQKRTLLEDKVLPSMKLSDLSGVDPLISEVLTVMANASTSWKAYDAIVQPAVGAVVNVGLQELIGKVSKPEKVAKDIQAAQDKANAAAK, encoded by the coding sequence ATGAAAAAAAGTACTTTGCTCACCGCCACTTTGCTTGCTGCATTCACCATGGTCGCTTCGGCCTGCGGATCGGACAATAATAACGGCGGCAATAAGACTCCTGCAAGCACAGAAGCTTCGCAAGAGCCAGCAGCTACAACAGAAGCAACCCCTACTCCGGAAGCGAAAAACGTAACGTTGTCCCTGCGCCATACGCAAATTAAAGAGACGAGCAAAAACCGGTTGAAAATTCTCGAGGATGTTGTTAAGAAAACGCAGGATGAGAATCCGGGCCTGACCTTCAAGCTGGAAGGCATCGACGAAGTTGTCAACCGCGACCAAAAGCTGAAAGCGGAAATGACGGCAGGCAACCCGCCTGATATCTTCGAAGTGTTCGGCGGCGCCGACCTGAACCTGTATGTAAAAGCAGGACGCATGCTCGACTTGACGCCAATCATCGAAGAGCTTGGCATTAAAGACAAATTCGCCAGCCTTGACGAGTTCACGGTTGACGGTAAAGTATACGGCTTGCCATTCGGCGGCTATTCGGAAGGTATTTTCTACAATAAGAAAATCTTCTCCGATCTTGGTCTCTCCGTTCCGACAAGCTGGGATCAACTGCTCGAAACAGCCGACAAAATCAAAGCAGCAGGCATCACGCCGCTTGGTCTGGCAGCAAAAGACGGCTGGGTTAACGGCATGCTCTGGAACACCGTTATGGAGCGTAACGTAGGCATCGATGCGATCAACAAACTTGTTACCGGCGAAACCAAATGGACGGATGAAGGCTTTGTCAAAGGCTTCACGGACTACGCAACGCTTGTAAACAAAGACTACTTCACGAAAGGTGCACTAGGTCTTGCTTATGCGGATCAAGGCGCGCAGCTCCTGTCCGGCAAAGCAGCCATGGTATTCACAGGCACTTGGGATGCTAACCGCTTCACAGGCGACGAAGCTGGCGACCTGAAAGGCCAAATCGGCTACTTCAACTTCCCTTCGATCGCAGGGGGAGCAGGCGACCAAACGTCGATCAATGCATCGTACTCGAACGGCTTTGGCTTCTCGGCTAACCTGAATGAAGATCAAATTGCAATGGTTAAGAAATTTATCACTAACTTCTTCAACGAAGAGATCCAAAAACGCACGCTTCTCGAAGACAAGGTTCTTCCTTCCATGAAGCTGTCCGACCTGTCCGGCGTAGATCCGCTGATTTCTGAAGTGCTGACGGTTATGGCTAACGCTTCGACTTCCTGGAAAGCTTATGACGCTATCGTTCAACCTGCCGTAGGCGCTGTTGTAAACGTAGGCCTGCAAGAGCTGATCGGTAAGGTGAGCAAGCCTGAGAAGGTTGCTAAGGATATTCAGGCCGCACAAGATAAGGCGAACGCTGCTGCGAAGTAA
- a CDS encoding carbohydrate ABC transporter permease, with amino-acid sequence MNKALRNPYTYIAFILPTLVLYALFFVYPVIVSFVYGFFQWDGITQKVFIGLDNFTRLWKDHVFLKSLTNNFYFMAFSLIVNIPLVFLISILISKVGRMRDFYKSAVFVPVVISTATVAILFGVLYNYDSGLINQFIRLVAPDSWAREWLSDPKLAMLSILIANAWQNIGFFIVLCLAAILNIPKEIVEASKIDGVNGWSETWLITLPLIRPVLFVMLLLTVSGTMKVLDIVQIMTNGGPFQSTEVMSTYMLKVGFRSMELGYGSSIGVTMFILILVLTGILQKLTKHEEVQY; translated from the coding sequence ATGAACAAGGCTCTCAGAAATCCGTATACTTATATCGCGTTCATCTTACCAACGCTTGTATTGTATGCTTTGTTTTTTGTATATCCGGTTATCGTATCGTTTGTTTACGGATTTTTTCAATGGGACGGTATTACGCAAAAGGTGTTCATCGGCCTGGACAATTTCACCCGGTTGTGGAAAGACCATGTATTCTTGAAGTCGCTTACGAACAATTTCTACTTTATGGCGTTCTCCCTGATTGTGAATATTCCGCTCGTCTTCCTTATCTCGATTCTGATCAGTAAGGTAGGCCGTATGCGTGACTTTTACAAGTCGGCCGTGTTTGTTCCCGTCGTTATCTCGACGGCAACGGTCGCTATATTGTTTGGCGTGTTGTACAACTACGATTCGGGACTTATCAATCAATTCATCCGTCTGGTCGCGCCGGACAGCTGGGCACGCGAATGGCTGTCGGATCCAAAGCTCGCGATGCTCTCGATTCTGATTGCAAACGCCTGGCAGAATATCGGCTTCTTTATCGTCCTATGTCTGGCTGCGATTCTGAACATTCCGAAGGAGATTGTCGAAGCCTCCAAAATTGATGGCGTCAATGGCTGGAGCGAGACTTGGCTTATTACGCTTCCGCTGATCCGCCCCGTGTTGTTCGTTATGCTGCTCCTCACGGTATCGGGCACGATGAAAGTGCTTGATATCGTTCAGATTATGACGAACGGCGGTCCTTTCCAATCGACCGAAGTTATGTCCACGTACATGCTGAAGGTTGGCTTCCGCTCGATGGAGCTTGGATACGGCAGTTCGATTGGCGTTACGATGTTTATTCTGATTCTCGTGCTTACGGGCATTCTGCAAAAACTGACGAAGCATGAGGAGGTGCAGTACTGA
- a CDS encoding carbohydrate ABC transporter permease — translation MNAAITGLRRGKFWIHFSLIAYIIATLFPLVWLLMSSFKTSREITVNTWAFPKHFNFDNYRQAWETAKIGLYALNSVKVTVIACLVTLLFAAMTSFALSRMKYSRMNKAVYQFILFGLLVPPGALFIPLYRLIQQMSLGGIHLYNSHVGLILVYCTYALPITVFIIYAFMLSIPGELEEAGIMDGLTAGGLFVKVVLPISLPALVTVTILNFIGNWNEYILSQLFITSESLRTLPTGMASFNDGYRTNFAALSAAVIMSIVPVLVVYFFLQKQIIEGMTAGSVKG, via the coding sequence ATGAATGCAGCAATTACAGGCCTGCGCAGAGGGAAGTTCTGGATTCATTTTTCCTTGATCGCGTACATTATCGCAACGCTATTCCCGCTCGTGTGGCTGCTAATGTCCTCTTTCAAGACGAGCCGCGAGATTACGGTTAATACTTGGGCATTCCCGAAGCATTTCAACTTTGACAACTACCGGCAAGCCTGGGAAACGGCAAAAATCGGTTTATACGCCTTAAACAGCGTTAAAGTTACGGTTATCGCTTGTCTTGTAACGCTGCTCTTTGCAGCAATGACATCCTTTGCTTTGTCCCGCATGAAATATTCCCGGATGAATAAAGCGGTGTACCAGTTTATCCTGTTCGGCCTGCTTGTCCCGCCGGGAGCGCTGTTCATTCCGCTGTACCGTTTGATTCAGCAAATGAGCCTTGGCGGCATCCATTTATACAATTCGCATGTTGGCCTTATTTTGGTATACTGCACATATGCATTACCCATAACTGTATTTATTATTTATGCATTTATGTTATCTATTCCGGGTGAGCTTGAAGAGGCGGGAATTATGGACGGGCTTACGGCCGGCGGCTTATTCGTCAAGGTTGTATTGCCAATCTCCTTGCCCGCTCTCGTTACGGTAACGATTCTTAATTTTATCGGCAACTGGAATGAATACATTTTATCCCAATTATTTATAACATCCGAATCGCTCCGCACGCTGCCGACGGGCATGGCCAGCTTTAATGACGGTTACCGTACGAATTTTGCCGCATTATCGGCTGCAGTCATTATGAGTATTGTTCCGGTGCTTGTTGTGTACTTCTTCTTGCAGAAGCAAATTATCGAAGGCATGACGGCGGGGAGCGTGAAGGGCTGA
- a CDS encoding cache domain-containing sensor histidine kinase — MNLRPKLMLAFIFLVVVPMIGLGIVSFLNTESVLEKKYSEQTEISLKAVGGNIKYFFKELDQLSDGNLTSSEVQDTLNYSKYYSSDDASTLIAINQSEKEMKRILFQHPAVSFVVLYAMDGTMFRAFRNDPTTFRPIAFEALKDQPLYNETIKLGGRPKWIGPYEHQELTGVEPPLFTQLRLVKDYETLADLGLMITQYKTEEVYSMLNTFLNPEAEGPNSRYVIVNSEGLVMLDSGKHFEGTNISEYSSALPQNTADYSSARLRFNGEDSLVSSYNLGFNDWVLVSVKSWDMLTNENERFVQWIGMITILCILSAILFNIFFVNRVAKSIIKVVRKMRLVEQGLLDIRVNAQGKDETVLLANSFNSMVQRIGDLLTEVRTEQERKQHAEMMLMQAQIKPHFLFNTLESINALAAQNEGGKIMMMVRRLSNLLRTSMHHSEEIFLSQEIEHVRSYLEIQKYRFEDLFTYELNVSEEAFEYSILKLTLQPLVENSIQHGFEGLEDGAGMITIEVTVEAHQIVILVSDNGHGMNEQTLKKFAEREQPLPSGKRRNAAELGERRGLGLRNVADRLRIHYGPSYGLRICSAEGYGTVIRCTIPKNRGERL, encoded by the coding sequence ATGAACTTGAGACCGAAATTGATGCTTGCTTTTATTTTTCTGGTTGTGGTTCCGATGATTGGACTTGGCATCGTGTCTTTTCTTAATACGGAATCCGTGCTGGAGAAAAAGTACAGCGAGCAGACCGAGATATCTCTCAAGGCCGTCGGAGGGAATATCAAGTACTTCTTCAAGGAGCTTGATCAGCTCTCCGACGGTAATCTAACGAGCTCCGAGGTGCAGGATACGCTGAATTACTCGAAATATTATTCCAGCGATGATGCCAGCACCCTGATTGCCATTAACCAATCGGAGAAGGAAATGAAGCGGATTCTGTTCCAGCATCCGGCTGTCAGTTTTGTCGTGCTGTATGCGATGGACGGTACGATGTTCCGCGCCTTCCGCAATGACCCGACAACGTTCCGGCCGATTGCCTTCGAGGCGCTAAAGGACCAGCCCTTATATAATGAAACGATCAAATTGGGAGGCCGTCCGAAATGGATTGGCCCTTACGAGCATCAGGAACTGACAGGGGTGGAGCCGCCTCTGTTTACCCAGCTCAGGCTTGTCAAAGATTATGAAACGCTTGCGGATCTTGGCCTTATGATCACGCAATATAAGACTGAAGAGGTCTATTCCATGCTGAATACCTTCCTCAATCCGGAAGCGGAAGGCCCCAATTCCAGATATGTCATTGTGAACTCCGAAGGGCTTGTCATGCTGGACAGCGGCAAGCATTTCGAAGGAACGAATATATCGGAATATTCCAGTGCTTTACCGCAAAATACAGCTGATTATTCCAGCGCAAGACTGCGTTTTAACGGAGAAGACAGCCTTGTCTCTTCTTATAATCTCGGCTTTAACGACTGGGTGCTCGTATCCGTAAAATCATGGGATATGCTGACGAACGAAAACGAACGTTTTGTTCAATGGATTGGGATGATTACGATCTTATGCATCCTGTCGGCCATTCTGTTTAATATCTTTTTCGTGAACCGGGTAGCAAAAAGCATCATTAAGGTCGTCCGTAAAATGCGTCTCGTTGAGCAGGGTCTCCTCGATATCCGCGTGAATGCGCAGGGCAAGGATGAGACGGTGCTTCTCGCCAACAGCTTCAACAGCATGGTACAGCGGATTGGCGATCTGCTCACGGAAGTGCGTACGGAGCAAGAGCGCAAGCAGCATGCCGAGATGATGCTGATGCAGGCACAGATCAAGCCGCATTTCTTGTTCAATACGCTGGAATCCATTAATGCGCTAGCCGCCCAGAATGAAGGCGGGAAGATTATGATGATGGTGCGGCGCCTCAGCAACCTGCTTCGAACAAGCATGCATCATAGCGAAGAGATTTTCCTCAGCCAGGAGATCGAGCATGTCCGCAGTTATTTGGAAATTCAGAAATACAGATTCGAGGATTTATTTACGTATGAATTAAACGTATCGGAAGAGGCGTTTGAATATTCGATTCTTAAGCTGACGCTTCAGCCGCTTGTTGAGAATAGCATTCAGCATGGCTTTGAAGGGCTGGAAGACGGGGCGGGTATGATCACGATCGAGGTTACCGTTGAAGCCCATCAGATTGTTATTTTGGTCAGCGATAACGGACATGGAATGAACGAGCAGACGCTCAAAAAATTCGCCGAACGAGAACAGCCGCTGCCAAGCGGGAAACGGCGCAATGCCGCAGAGCTTGGAGAACGGCGGGGACTTGGGCTCCGCAATGTGGCGGATCGCCTTCGTATTCATTATGGTCCATCTTACGGATTAAGGATTTGCAGCGCAGAAGGATATGGCACAGTTATACGCTGCACCATTCCGAAGAACAGAGGTGAACGATTATGA
- a CDS encoding response regulator transcription factor, which yields MNGKVLLVDDEPHITRNLEKVIPWEMLGLTVGGTAKNGVEALELLESESFDLVLCDIRMPVMDGLELVRHIREKGTESDIIMLSGYQDFAYTRAAIQYGVKDYVLKPIPYDELTGVIARVMANQRQKKKQQSEEQQKIGRMIDLASEKVLYDILMDYTEVTSGNWLFTGEEQELDKKYVLIVLDLDVSSERTKDWREWSDKERKLWNFAVCNVLRERLQQNGLHHAVIQIRDGEWCVLIECETTLAYNLKQITLWTELLLTAVKNHVKLSLYAGIYRDYADVKALSQAYKMVQQGMQLTPVQEQISVYPNDCAGASREDQAFWDTSEKLIGAVKRGDTSVVDEELKHLTTQLQMMNETSLGRFKPMLHFFVLNLMRETKEMGIFSREQEDLLWLKLDRRFGIKDLLSVILQVTKAVAEKSTDKKKQSERSMAEAKSFLGRNLYRDLSVEEAATHVGLSTSYFSLLFKQTYNETFIEYVTRERMEKAKSLLADTMKSIAQIAKEVGYAERRYFTKVFMKYTGENPTDYRGKHQQVQEEQES from the coding sequence ATGAACGGCAAAGTATTGCTCGTAGATGATGAACCGCACATTACCCGAAATCTCGAGAAGGTTATTCCATGGGAAATGCTTGGCTTAACCGTTGGCGGAACAGCAAAAAACGGGGTGGAGGCTCTAGAGCTTCTGGAATCGGAATCGTTTGATCTTGTCCTATGCGATATTCGGATGCCGGTTATGGACGGGCTGGAGCTCGTTAGGCATATTCGGGAAAAAGGAACGGAAAGCGACATCATTATGCTATCCGGCTATCAGGATTTCGCTTATACCCGGGCAGCCATTCAATACGGCGTGAAGGATTATGTCTTAAAGCCTATCCCTTATGACGAATTAACGGGAGTTATTGCCCGGGTAATGGCCAATCAACGGCAGAAGAAGAAGCAGCAAAGCGAAGAGCAGCAGAAGATCGGCCGAATGATCGACCTCGCGAGCGAGAAGGTTTTATACGATATTTTGATGGACTATACCGAGGTCACTAGCGGCAACTGGCTGTTTACCGGGGAAGAGCAGGAGCTGGATAAGAAGTATGTCCTGATCGTGCTTGATCTCGACGTCAGCTCGGAGCGGACCAAGGACTGGCGGGAATGGTCGGATAAGGAGCGGAAGCTGTGGAACTTCGCGGTCTGTAATGTGCTGCGGGAGAGGCTTCAGCAGAACGGTCTTCATCATGCGGTTATCCAAATCCGAGACGGCGAATGGTGCGTGCTTATCGAATGCGAGACGACGTTAGCTTATAATTTGAAGCAAATTACGCTGTGGACGGAGCTCTTGCTCACGGCGGTGAAAAATCACGTCAAATTATCGCTGTATGCCGGTATTTACCGGGATTATGCGGATGTCAAAGCATTGTCGCAGGCGTACAAAATGGTTCAGCAAGGCATGCAGCTTACGCCGGTACAGGAGCAGATTTCCGTCTACCCGAATGATTGTGCGGGGGCTTCGAGAGAAGACCAGGCTTTCTGGGATACTTCCGAGAAGCTGATAGGAGCTGTCAAACGAGGCGACACATCGGTCGTTGACGAGGAGCTTAAGCATCTGACTACCCAGCTGCAGATGATGAACGAGACATCTCTCGGACGTTTTAAGCCGATGCTGCATTTCTTTGTGCTTAACCTGATGCGCGAGACGAAGGAAATGGGGATTTTTTCACGGGAGCAGGAGGATCTTCTCTGGCTGAAGCTCGACCGCAGGTTTGGCATTAAGGATCTGCTGTCGGTCATCTTGCAGGTGACAAAGGCCGTTGCCGAGAAATCGACGGATAAGAAAAAACAGTCCGAACGTTCCATGGCGGAAGCCAAATCGTTTCTCGGCCGCAACCTGTACCGGGATTTGAGCGTAGAGGAAGCGGCAACTCATGTCGGTTTAAGCACCTCTTATTTTAGTCTGCTGTTCAAACAAACCTATAACGAAACCTTTATTGAATACGTGACCCGCGAACGGATGGAGAAGGCAAAATCGCTTCTCGCCGATACGATGAAAAGCATTGCGCAGATCGCCAAGGAAGTGGGTTATGCGGAGCGGCGGTATTTTACGAAAGTCTTTATGAAGTATACCGGAGAGAACCCGACGGATTACCGGGGCAAGCATCAGCAGGTTCAGGAGGAGCAGGAAAGCTAG
- a CDS encoding glycoside hydrolase family 3 protein → MGEYNGNSWSLREKVGQLFVFGFHGYEPTEEITSLIEKYGIGGTIYFGRNVRDAKQVHQLSSSLKNIAGRAGRPNMLVAIDQEGGMVARIVNGVTLMPGNMALGATGSAEGAGETARVCGEELRLLGVTMNYAPCLDVNNNPDNPVINVRSYGDRAQIVSELGKAALLGYQASKVAATVKHFPGHGDTSVDSHHDLPVLPHSRERLDAIELAPFRAAIAAGTAAIMTAHVCLPALDPSGKPSTLSQPVLTGLLREELGYNGVIVTDCLEMDAIDRFYGPANGAVQAIQAGADMILVSHTYEKQVAALEAVVAAVENGELSEERINESLARVMQLKQDYEIEMPLAAWEEVEPKLATSGNQAVARKWSEASATLVKNEGALLPLRREARTLVLWPDIKPVSVADEMLSGDGTLGDCLKVRLDQVEERLMRGENPLADLDAFEQIVVVTYDATKHPIEREIAEQVIRLAGDRTVAVSVRNPLDLKVYPDAKAYLAVYECRPLALESAAKVLTGELKPTGSLPLELSAQYPFGWNVPL, encoded by the coding sequence ATGGGAGAATATAATGGGAACAGCTGGTCGCTAAGGGAGAAGGTCGGACAGCTGTTTGTATTCGGATTTCACGGCTATGAACCTACGGAAGAGATCACTTCGTTAATCGAAAAGTATGGCATCGGCGGCACAATCTATTTCGGACGAAATGTGCGCGATGCCAAGCAGGTTCATCAGCTGTCCAGCTCGCTGAAGAACATTGCCGGTCGTGCCGGCCGGCCCAATATGCTTGTCGCGATTGATCAGGAAGGCGGCATGGTGGCCCGCATTGTGAACGGGGTCACGCTGATGCCCGGCAATATGGCGCTTGGAGCAACGGGTTCGGCTGAGGGAGCGGGCGAGACAGCCCGCGTATGCGGCGAGGAGCTTCGCTTGCTAGGCGTTACGATGAACTATGCGCCATGTCTCGACGTTAATAATAACCCGGATAATCCGGTTATTAATGTCCGTTCCTATGGCGACCGGGCGCAAATTGTCAGTGAGCTGGGGAAAGCTGCCCTGCTGGGCTATCAGGCGTCAAAGGTAGCGGCAACGGTAAAACATTTCCCGGGCCACGGCGATACCTCGGTAGACTCCCATCATGATTTGCCGGTGCTGCCTCATAGCCGGGAGCGGCTGGATGCAATCGAGCTGGCACCGTTCCGTGCGGCAATTGCGGCTGGAACGGCGGCTATTATGACGGCGCATGTCTGCCTGCCGGCGCTCGACCCATCAGGGAAGCCTTCGACTTTGTCTCAGCCGGTTTTAACCGGTCTGCTGCGTGAAGAACTAGGCTACAATGGGGTTATCGTCACCGATTGTCTCGAGATGGATGCCATCGATAGATTTTACGGTCCGGCGAATGGCGCGGTACAGGCCATTCAAGCCGGAGCGGACATGATTCTCGTCAGCCATACGTATGAAAAGCAGGTGGCTGCGCTTGAAGCCGTGGTGGCTGCGGTCGAGAACGGCGAGTTGTCCGAGGAGCGGATTAACGAATCGCTCGCCAGAGTAATGCAGCTGAAACAAGATTATGAGATCGAAATGCCTCTTGCGGCTTGGGAGGAGGTTGAGCCAAAGCTTGCAACCTCCGGCAACCAAGCGGTTGCACGGAAGTGGAGCGAAGCCTCTGCTACTCTAGTAAAAAATGAAGGCGCGCTGCTTCCGCTGCGCCGGGAAGCCCGTACTCTCGTGTTGTGGCCGGATATCAAACCGGTATCCGTTGCGGATGAGATGTTATCGGGAGACGGTACGCTTGGCGATTGTCTGAAAGTTCGGCTTGATCAGGTTGAGGAGCGTTTGATGAGAGGCGAAAATCCTCTTGCGGATCTGGATGCATTCGAGCAGATTGTTGTGGTTACTTACGATGCGACAAAACATCCGATTGAGCGCGAGATCGCCGAGCAAGTCATAAGGCTGGCAGGCGACCGCACGGTTGCAGTGTCTGTCCGCAACCCGCTTGATCTGAAGGTATATCCGGATGCGAAAGCCTATCTGGCCGTATACGAATGCCGTCCGCTTGCTCTGGAATCAGCCGCCAAGGTATTAACCGGCGAGTTGAAGCCAACCGGCTCGCTGCCGCTTGAGCTATCTGCGCAGTACCCGTTTGGATGGAATGTACCGCTGTAA
- the bioA gene encoding adenosylmethionine--8-amino-7-oxononanoate transaminase, which translates to MLTDYERLANLNKDYLWNPFTQMKDYISSDPLIIERGEGIKLYDVQGRAYYDGFSSVWLNVHGHNVPELNQAITDQLSRVAHSTLLGMANRPAIELAEKLAGIAPSGLNKIFYSDSGATGVEIAIKMAFQYWKNRGVKSKKTFITMNQAYHGDTIGAVSVGAIPLYHEVFRPMLFPSRIIPYPNAYRHEGGGKMALDATLTALRDLLETSAEEIAALIVEPIVQGASGIITMPPNCLREMAALCRKHDVLLIADEVATGFGRTGAMFACDIEEVSPDLMVVGKGLTGGYLPVAATLATDEVYQAFYADYEEQKTFFHGHSFTGNPLGCAVALASLKLMEERKMIEGVGAKATFVEQKLSKLKDRPHVGDIRQQGLMVGIELVRNKASREPYEWAERIGVRATQRARELGMLTRPLGNVMVFIPPLASTETELDAMTDILAKSIIDVTEGG; encoded by the coding sequence ATGCTAACGGATTACGAACGACTTGCTAATCTCAATAAGGATTATTTGTGGAATCCTTTCACTCAGATGAAAGATTATATATCTTCTGACCCTCTTATCATTGAACGCGGTGAGGGAATTAAACTCTATGACGTGCAGGGACGCGCTTATTACGACGGTTTCTCATCTGTCTGGCTTAATGTACATGGCCATAATGTGCCGGAGTTAAATCAGGCGATTACGGATCAGTTAAGCCGTGTTGCTCATTCAACCTTACTCGGAATGGCGAATAGACCCGCAATTGAGCTTGCAGAGAAACTGGCGGGCATTGCGCCGAGTGGTTTAAATAAAATTTTCTACTCCGATTCAGGAGCAACCGGAGTTGAGATTGCAATTAAAATGGCGTTTCAGTACTGGAAAAATAGAGGGGTTAAAAGTAAAAAGACTTTCATTACAATGAATCAGGCTTACCACGGGGACACGATCGGGGCCGTGAGCGTCGGCGCGATTCCTCTCTATCACGAAGTTTTCCGCCCAATGTTATTCCCTTCGCGCATCATTCCCTATCCTAACGCTTACCGTCATGAAGGTGGCGGGAAGATGGCCTTGGATGCAACGCTAACCGCTCTTCGCGATCTGCTCGAAACGAGCGCGGAGGAGATTGCGGCACTTATCGTAGAGCCGATTGTTCAAGGTGCCAGCGGCATCATTACGATGCCGCCAAACTGTTTGCGCGAGATGGCAGCCTTATGTCGGAAGCATGACGTGCTCCTGATAGCCGACGAGGTAGCAACCGGTTTCGGCCGGACAGGTGCTATGTTTGCCTGCGATATCGAAGAGGTTAGTCCGGATTTGATGGTTGTCGGAAAAGGACTTACCGGAGGCTATTTGCCCGTGGCAGCGACGCTGGCAACGGATGAAGTATACCAAGCCTTTTACGCCGATTACGAAGAACAAAAGACTTTTTTCCATGGGCATTCCTTTACGGGTAACCCGCTTGGTTGTGCAGTTGCTTTGGCAAGCTTAAAGCTCATGGAAGAGCGCAAGATGATTGAAGGGGTAGGGGCAAAGGCAACATTCGTCGAGCAAAAACTCTCAAAGCTAAAGGACCGGCCGCATGTTGGAGATATTCGGCAACAGGGACTAATGGTAGGTATTGAACTCGTCCGAAATAAGGCTTCGCGCGAGCCTTACGAGTGGGCAGAACGGATAGGCGTTCGCGCAACTCAGCGAGCCAGGGAGCTTGGGATGCTGACAAGGCCGCTTGGCAATGTGATGGTCTTTATACCTCCGCTTGCCAGTACGGAAACCGAACTTGATGCTATGACGGATATTTTGGCGAAGTCCATTATTGACGTTACCGAAGGCGGTTAA
- the bioD gene encoding dethiobiotin synthase produces MNKSIAQTNLSGLFVTGTDTGVGKTIVAAAIAASLRAEGLNVGVWKPVQSGEKIGSGLTDAERLLHLAGIEDRPEVVAPFTFEAPVTPMLAAKQSGVTLTLSELITAGEPLIDRYQALIVEGAGGVAVPLTEDAFVADFIYQLRLPALIVARSGLGTINHTLLTASYLKQFGVRIIGVIMNDIDNAEKISDPSIANNAELIERYSGLKVLGRLPHLPNEVDSETLIPIFRKRIDLAPIREALAVQTMGG; encoded by the coding sequence ATGAACAAGTCTATTGCGCAAACAAACCTGTCTGGGCTATTCGTGACTGGTACGGATACCGGGGTTGGAAAAACAATAGTGGCAGCAGCTATTGCCGCTTCGCTTCGTGCCGAAGGGTTAAACGTAGGCGTATGGAAGCCCGTCCAATCAGGCGAAAAGATCGGCAGCGGACTGACCGATGCCGAAAGACTTTTGCATCTTGCGGGGATAGAGGACCGACCTGAGGTCGTTGCCCCTTTTACATTCGAAGCCCCGGTAACTCCGATGCTCGCTGCCAAACAGTCCGGAGTAACGCTAACCTTAAGTGAGCTTATTACTGCGGGAGAACCACTCATTGATCGTTACCAGGCTTTAATCGTGGAAGGCGCCGGTGGCGTCGCCGTACCGTTGACCGAAGACGCCTTTGTGGCGGATTTCATTTATCAACTTCGGTTGCCCGCGTTGATCGTTGCCAGATCGGGACTTGGTACGATTAATCACACGCTTTTAACCGCTTCTTACCTTAAGCAATTCGGAGTCCGCATCATTGGCGTCATTATGAATGACATTGATAATGCAGAGAAGATTAGCGATCCGAGCATTGCGAATAACGCTGAGCTAATCGAAAGATACAGCGGACTTAAGGTCTTGGGCAGATTGCCTCACTTGCCTAACGAAGTGGATTCGGAAACGTTGATACCTATTTTTCGAAAAAGAATAGATCTCGCACCAATCAGAGAAGCATTAGCAGTTCAAACAATGGGAGGATGA